The Hyla sarda isolate aHylSar1 chromosome 3, aHylSar1.hap1, whole genome shotgun sequence genome contains the following window.
TCCTTGGTTTTTGTCACCTACAGTTAAAGATAGGTCCCTCAGATAGTGAGCCAGGGTCTCTAACTCTTTTAGCGTTGGGGGCAAGGAAAGATATTCCTCATCAGTGTCCAAATCTATGTGGAGGGGGAGAACATTGGATGTAGGTAGAAACTGTCCTGAACAATCTCCAGAGGACTCCTCTTCAGAGAACTTATTGAGTACATCATATCTGGAGGGGGACAGACTACTGGTGCACACTTTGGCAAGATCCAGCTTACTGGCATAGGGCGAGAACCCACCACACAAAGTCACATTCGAAGACCCTGGTGGGTTTTGTAAACCACGATCACCAGTTCTTTTAAGTAAAGGTGTTGAAAAGGCAAATGGTAAATGCTGATTATTTGCATGTGAATATTTATTAGTCTTTGCTTTGTGCTTTTCTCTATAGGTAGTGGTAAAAGAGCCGAACTTGCCTTCACAAGAGGCATTATAGCTATCGAGGTCTACACCAGAGTCCTGTAAAAAAGCTTCGGCCTCATTCTCATCATCTCTATTAATAAAATACTTTGGATTTAGGGGATATGTATAATCTAGTAAGTCCTGATACTCTTTATTTGGATCCCAATGGGGAGACGTTCGGTCAGGACGTGGAGGGAGAGAGTTTGGAATTGCACAGGCCCAGTATTCTTCTGTCAAAGTCTGGGATTTTCTGGAATACTTCTCAGAACTACTGACATCAGTAAAATGAGAATCTAATGATCGACATGCCCCTAAATGTGGCCCGTTCTTAGAATGAGCCACTGAAACATCACACGTTAAACATGAAGTGTCTAACATAGTCCTTGATCTTTGTCTGTCCTGCTGGAGATCATCACAGTCTTCAGACATGGTCCTCGTAGGCTCCGCTCCTGAAGGCCTATATTTTGGCCTGTATGCATTCTGATATCCTGATTCATTTGTTGGGAAGACCTTTTGTCTACATGAATCCATTTTCTTCAATCTATGAAATCTTCTCCAGGCATAATATAAAAGCTACTCTATCCCTTCCCTGGaaagataaaatgagaaaagttagACACTGAAACAGAACATCAACTTTACACATTGATGTCTGAC
Protein-coding sequences here:
- the CEP68 gene encoding centrosomal protein of 68 kDa: MDSCRQKVFPTNESGYQNAYRPKYRPSGAEPTRTMSEDCDDLQQDRQRSRTMLDTSCLTCDVSVAHSKNGPHLGACRSLDSHFTDVSSSEKYSRKSQTLTEEYWACAIPNSLPPRPDRTSPHWDPNKEYQDLLDYTYPLNPKYFINRDDENEAEAFLQDSGVDLDSYNASCEGKFGSFTTTYREKHKAKTNKYSHANNQHLPFAFSTPLLKRTGDRGLQNPPGSSNVTLCGGFSPYASKLDLAKVCTSSLSPSRYDVLNKFSEEESSGDCSGQFLPTSNVLPLHIDLDTDEEYLSLPPTLKELETLAHYLRDLSLTVGDKNQGSSAKSNTVSEDSPKDTEYLTDFYSYDESKLNRFSSLRDMLDGRISAEVLDDSECSSIKENKSLVQKIQRFCQHLDKLIEWLYSVAEVTENWTAPKPNVESIQIALSLYLKLRKDVAEQQVLADTVLKDGESLVRSLSLNFSVLKDTLSLISKQSGELERHTERLYASVLDAMDTITEESLARNGNLKRVSLAMESS